Proteins encoded by one window of Bauldia sp.:
- a CDS encoding branched-chain amino acid aminotransferase: MAAQPFDNRPGVIWMDGVFVPWADAKIHVLTHGLHYASSVFEGERAYGGVVFKLDEHTKRLHESARLLGFDIPYSVDTINKATAELLVRQNMIDAYVRPIAWRGSEMMGVSAQNNTIHCAIAVWDWPSYFKPEERLKGIRLDMAKYRRPDPVTEPSKSKASGLYMICTISKHEAERKGYADALMLDWRGQIAEATGANVFFVKDGVLHTPTPDCFLDGITRRTVIDLARARGLKVVERAIMPEEMAGFSECFLTGTAAEVTPVSEVAQYRFTPGQISKTLMEDYSAAVTPKQHAMAANG, encoded by the coding sequence ATGGCTGCGCAGCCCTTCGATAATCGGCCCGGTGTCATCTGGATGGACGGGGTTTTCGTGCCCTGGGCCGACGCCAAGATTCACGTGCTGACCCACGGGCTGCACTATGCCAGCTCGGTCTTCGAGGGCGAGCGCGCCTATGGCGGCGTCGTCTTCAAGCTCGACGAGCACACCAAGCGCCTGCACGAATCGGCGCGGCTGCTCGGCTTCGACATTCCGTATTCGGTCGATACGATCAACAAGGCGACGGCCGAACTGCTCGTCCGCCAGAACATGATCGACGCGTACGTGCGCCCGATCGCCTGGCGCGGCAGCGAGATGATGGGCGTCTCGGCGCAGAACAACACGATCCATTGCGCGATCGCGGTGTGGGACTGGCCGTCCTACTTCAAGCCGGAGGAGCGGCTGAAGGGCATCCGCCTCGACATGGCGAAATACCGCCGTCCGGATCCGGTGACCGAGCCGTCGAAATCGAAGGCGTCCGGCCTCTACATGATCTGCACGATCTCCAAGCACGAGGCGGAGCGCAAAGGCTACGCCGACGCGCTGATGCTCGACTGGCGCGGCCAGATCGCGGAAGCCACCGGCGCCAACGTCTTCTTCGTCAAGGACGGCGTCCTCCACACGCCGACGCCGGACTGCTTCCTCGACGGCATCACGCGCCGCACGGTCATCGACCTCGCGCGGGCGCGCGGCCTGAAGGTCGTCGAGCGCGCGATCATGCCGGAGGAAATGGCCGGCTTCAGCGAATGCTTCCTCACCGGCACCGCCGCGGAAGTGACGCCGGTCTCCGAGGTCGCCCAGTACCGCTTCACGCCGGGCCAGATCAGCAAGACGCTGATGGAAGACTATTCGGCCGCGGTGACCCCGAAGCAGCACGCGATGGCCGCGAACGGGTAG
- a CDS encoding MarR family transcriptional regulator — protein sequence MADVNLKETAATAKRAKGGATLVTAPLSASDQPEIQFIELLFFAYRDFISDPDAALLSYGFGRAHHRVIHFVNRNPGIRVADLLDILKITKQSLGRVLKQLVDNGFIEQKTGPTDRRQRLLYPTESGRALALRLIDLQAARIGKALASLSPEGQVAAEKFLRAVIDSGERDKVAHLIER from the coding sequence ATGGCTGACGTAAATTTGAAAGAGACCGCAGCGACGGCAAAACGGGCGAAAGGCGGGGCCACCCTCGTCACCGCGCCGCTCTCCGCGAGCGACCAGCCCGAGATCCAGTTCATCGAGCTTCTCTTCTTTGCCTATCGCGACTTCATCTCCGATCCCGACGCGGCGCTGCTGAGCTACGGCTTCGGCCGCGCCCACCATCGCGTCATCCACTTCGTCAACCGCAATCCGGGCATCCGCGTCGCCGATCTCCTCGACATATTGAAGATCACCAAGCAGAGCCTCGGCCGCGTGCTGAAGCAACTCGTCGACAACGGCTTCATCGAGCAGAAGACCGGGCCTACCGACCGCCGCCAGCGTCTGCTCTATCCGACCGAGTCCGGCCGCGCGCTGGCGCTCCGCCTCATCGACCTGCAGGCCGCCCGCATCGGTAAGGCGCTGGCCTCGCTCTCGCCCGAGGGCCAGGTCGCCGCGGAAAAATTCCTGCGCGCCGTCATCGACAGCGGCGAGCGCGACAAGGTCGCCCACCTGATCGAGCGTTGA
- a CDS encoding response regulator transcription factor encodes MSTTEAPAPTAAQAGDRPLSDDAPHLLVIDDDKRIRTLLSRYLGDHGFRVSIAANAAEARQRLAGLAFDLLIVDVMMPGEDGMALVRSLRETMTVPILMLTARTESESRIAGLESGADDYVSKPFEPRELLLRINNILKRSVPSTKPLIEQVSFGPFTFNRERLELKRAGEPVRLTERERQIMAIFAAVPGETVPRDKLVVSTGPSGERTVDVQINRLRRKIEADPGNPLYLQTVRGIGYRLAIAV; translated from the coding sequence ATGTCGACCACCGAAGCCCCTGCCCCGACGGCCGCCCAGGCTGGCGATCGTCCGCTTTCCGACGACGCGCCGCACCTGCTCGTCATCGACGACGACAAGCGCATCCGCACGCTGCTGTCGCGCTATCTGGGCGACCACGGGTTCCGCGTCTCCATCGCCGCCAACGCCGCCGAGGCGCGCCAGCGGCTCGCCGGCCTCGCCTTCGATCTGCTGATCGTCGACGTCATGATGCCGGGCGAAGACGGCATGGCGCTGGTCCGGTCGCTGCGCGAGACGATGACCGTGCCGATCCTGATGCTGACCGCACGCACCGAAAGCGAAAGCCGCATCGCCGGGCTGGAGTCGGGCGCCGACGACTATGTGTCGAAGCCGTTCGAGCCGCGCGAGCTGCTGCTCAGGATCAACAATATCCTGAAGCGCAGCGTGCCCTCGACCAAGCCGCTGATCGAGCAGGTGTCGTTCGGCCCGTTCACCTTCAACCGCGAGCGGCTCGAGCTGAAGCGCGCCGGCGAGCCGGTGCGGCTCACCGAACGCGAGCGCCAGATCATGGCGATCTTCGCCGCGGTGCCCGGCGAAACCGTGCCGCGCGACAAGCTGGTCGTATCGACCGGTCCGAGCGGCGAACGCACCGTCGATGTGCAGATCAATCGCCTGCGCCGCAAGATCGAGGCCGATCCCGGCAACCCGCTCTATCTCCAGACCGTGCGCGGCATCGGCTATCGCCTGGCGATCGCCGTCTAG
- a CDS encoding ATP-binding protein has product MGAVMPKGLFARSLIIIIAPVVLLQSLVAFVFMERNWQDVTQRLSAATAGEIAAIVDIIERYPQQPDFSDVVDIAASRFGLNIAVLPPEPLPPAGPKPFFSPLDRMLSQEITRAVGKPFWIDTVGRSNLVEIRIQLARNVLRVFAPRSQTYASNALIFISAMVATSVVLLAIAIVFLRNQIRPILKLTAAVDNFGKGRAVGDFAPRGAREVRQATVAFHLMRERVERQMEQRTAMLAGVSHDLRTVLTRLKLQLALLEGSEDVVAMKSDVADMDKMLEGYLAFARGQSDEDAVPTDIAAMLRDITQESRVSGHDTEYAFSGDPTVRLRPQSFKRCIANLVSNAGRHGDNIVILGRHADDHLTVTVDDDGPGVPFEEQEAVFKPFYRLDNARNLDESGTGLGLPIARDIARSHGGDIALSDSPMGGLRVTVTIPA; this is encoded by the coding sequence ATGGGCGCCGTCATGCCCAAGGGCCTGTTCGCCCGCTCGCTTATCATCATCATCGCCCCGGTCGTGCTGCTCCAGTCGCTGGTCGCCTTCGTCTTCATGGAGCGCAACTGGCAGGACGTGACGCAGCGCCTGTCGGCGGCGACCGCCGGCGAGATCGCGGCAATCGTCGACATCATCGAGCGCTACCCGCAGCAGCCGGATTTCTCCGATGTCGTCGACATCGCCGCCTCGCGCTTCGGGCTGAACATTGCCGTGCTGCCGCCGGAGCCGCTCCCCCCCGCCGGGCCAAAGCCGTTCTTCTCGCCGCTCGACCGCATGCTCAGCCAGGAGATCACGCGCGCGGTCGGCAAGCCGTTCTGGATCGACACCGTCGGCCGCTCCAACCTCGTCGAGATCCGCATCCAGCTTGCCCGCAACGTGCTCCGCGTCTTCGCGCCGCGCAGCCAGACCTATGCCTCGAACGCCCTCATCTTCATCTCCGCGATGGTCGCGACCAGCGTCGTGCTGCTCGCCATCGCTATCGTTTTCCTGCGCAACCAGATCCGCCCCATCCTCAAGCTGACCGCCGCCGTCGACAACTTCGGCAAGGGCCGCGCCGTCGGCGACTTCGCCCCGCGCGGCGCCCGCGAGGTGCGCCAGGCGACCGTCGCCTTCCACCTGATGCGCGAGCGTGTCGAGCGCCAGATGGAGCAGCGCACCGCGATGCTCGCCGGCGTCAGCCACGACCTGCGCACGGTGCTGACGCGGCTCAAGCTGCAACTCGCGCTGCTCGAGGGCAGCGAGGACGTCGTCGCGATGAAGAGCGACGTCGCCGACATGGACAAGATGCTGGAGGGCTACCTCGCCTTCGCCCGCGGCCAGAGCGACGAGGACGCGGTGCCGACCGATATCGCCGCGATGCTGCGCGACATCACGCAGGAATCGCGCGTCTCCGGCCACGACACCGAGTACGCCTTCTCCGGCGATCCGACCGTGCGGCTGCGCCCGCAGAGCTTCAAGCGCTGCATCGCCAACCTCGTCTCCAATGCCGGTCGCCACGGCGACAACATCGTCATCCTCGGCCGCCACGCCGACGACCACCTGACCGTGACCGTCGACGACGACGGCCCCGGGGTCCCCTTCGAGGAGCAGGAGGCGGTGTTCAAGCCGTTCTACCGCCTCGACAACGCCCGCAACCTCGACGAAAGCGGCACCGGCCTCGGCCTGCCGATCGCGCGCGACATCGCCCGCAGCCATGGCGGCGACATCGCGCTGTCCGACAGCCCGATGGGTGGGCTTAGAGTGACGGTGACTATTCCGGCGTAG
- a CDS encoding type II toxin-antitoxin system RelE/ParE family toxin, which translates to MTLKWSSRSLRDLQRFAEFLQPEHPELATRIADEIVGRMSTLADFPRLGPRIAGRDRHRSIAIDVLGAAYVVQYEIEGGTILVLRVFHAREHRPIE; encoded by the coding sequence TTGACGCTCAAGTGGTCGTCACGGTCGCTGCGTGATTTGCAGCGATTTGCCGAATTCCTTCAGCCGGAGCACCCCGAACTCGCCACGCGAATCGCCGACGAGATCGTCGGCAGGATGTCGACGTTGGCGGACTTCCCGCGGCTAGGACCGCGAATCGCCGGGCGTGACCGCCACCGCAGTATCGCTATCGACGTGCTCGGCGCGGCGTACGTGGTGCAGTATGAGATAGAGGGCGGCACAATACTGGTGCTTCGAGTCTTTCACGCGCGCGAACATCGTCCGATAGAATAG
- a CDS encoding NYN domain-containing protein: MPTNAAAVTKLALLIDGDNVSATYMPLIMREAEMIGVVAIRRIYGQFKSGKMKSWLKQLDVFDLTPVNVSPLTRGKNATDMKLVIEAMDMLGGRGFDGFLIASSDGDFTPLVARIRASAVACYGFGMKKAPAAYKAEFDRFFECDTALAAEKKAAPRRAAAAPAPKPAAPTPVRAAPRQAPAAKPVATAPATATAPAPAPQRVRRAPQPATPKLPIPAAEILSAIDEVRESDGWSHLGSVSNEVRRRVGDFSPKKHGHATLKKLVAAMPDVELHTTPNGTAFVRRRSP, translated from the coding sequence ATGCCGACGAACGCTGCCGCGGTGACCAAGCTCGCATTGCTGATCGACGGCGACAACGTCAGCGCCACCTACATGCCGCTCATCATGCGCGAGGCCGAGATGATCGGTGTCGTCGCCATCCGCCGCATCTACGGCCAGTTCAAGAGCGGCAAGATGAAGTCGTGGCTGAAGCAACTCGACGTGTTCGACCTGACGCCGGTCAACGTCTCGCCGCTGACGCGCGGTAAGAACGCCACCGACATGAAGCTGGTCATCGAGGCGATGGACATGCTCGGCGGCCGCGGCTTCGACGGCTTCCTGATCGCGTCGAGCGACGGCGACTTCACGCCGCTGGTCGCCCGCATCCGCGCCAGCGCCGTCGCCTGCTACGGCTTCGGCATGAAGAAGGCGCCGGCGGCCTACAAGGCGGAGTTCGACCGGTTCTTCGAATGCGACACCGCGTTGGCGGCGGAGAAGAAGGCCGCGCCGCGGCGCGCCGCGGCGGCCCCTGCCCCGAAGCCGGCCGCGCCGACGCCGGTTCGCGCCGCGCCGCGACAGGCGCCTGCCGCGAAGCCGGTCGCGACTGCGCCCGCCACAGCAACGGCACCTGCCCCCGCGCCTCAGCGCGTGCGGCGCGCTCCCCAGCCGGCGACCCCGAAGCTGCCGATACCGGCGGCGGAAATTCTCTCCGCCATAGACGAGGTGCGCGAGTCCGACGGTTGGTCGCATCTGGGCTCGGTGAGCAACGAGGTGCGCCGCCGCGTCGGGGACTTTTCGCCCAAGAAGCACGGCCACGCGACGCTGAAGAAACTCGTCGCCGCGATGCCCGACGTGGAACTGCACACGACCCCGAACGGCACGGCGTTCGTGCGGCGGCGTTCGCCCTAG
- a CDS encoding tRNA-binding protein, with protein MAENKPAAQIKFDDFLKVDIRVGTIVEARTFPEARKPAYQIVIDFGPEIGRRKSSAQITRHYTPETLVGQQVAAVVNFPPRQIGPFMSEVLTLGFPDEKGEVVLIGPSLAVPDGGRLF; from the coding sequence ATGGCGGAGAACAAGCCCGCAGCGCAGATCAAGTTCGACGATTTCCTCAAGGTCGATATCCGCGTCGGCACCATCGTCGAGGCGCGCACGTTCCCGGAGGCGCGCAAGCCCGCCTACCAGATCGTGATCGATTTCGGGCCGGAGATCGGGCGCAGAAAATCGTCGGCGCAGATCACCAGGCACTACACGCCCGAGACTCTCGTCGGCCAGCAGGTCGCGGCGGTGGTCAACTTCCCGCCGCGCCAGATCGGGCCGTTCATGTCCGAGGTGCTGACGTTGGGATTCCCCGACGAGAAGGGCGAGGTCGTGCTGATCGGCCCGTCGCTCGCCGTGCCGGACGGCGGGCGGCTGTTCTAG
- the proC gene encoding pyrroline-5-carboxylate reductase: MTLAFAFSPTARLALVGAGKMGGALLKGWLDNGLDKRAVLVVDPAPPPDSVAFLSEAGLAANAFVPAGATAKVIVVAVKPQIIGDVLPTLRPLVGRDTIVLSIAAGTTLKQLAAGIGDVAVVRSIPNTPAQVGRGITVAIANARTDKAAKALVTTLLEAVGDVIWVEKEGMIDSATAVSGSGPAYVFHMVEALAAAAVSVGFDKAAAEKLARATVEGAGELLYQSDLGADVLRQNVTSPKGTTAAALKVLMGRPGLTALMKKAVAAARKRSRELAK, translated from the coding sequence ATGACCCTCGCCTTCGCCTTCTCCCCCACCGCGCGCCTGGCCCTCGTCGGCGCCGGCAAGATGGGCGGCGCGCTGCTCAAGGGCTGGCTCGACAACGGCCTCGACAAGCGCGCGGTGCTGGTCGTCGATCCGGCGCCGCCGCCCGACAGCGTCGCGTTTCTGTCCGAGGCCGGGCTCGCCGCCAATGCGTTCGTCCCGGCGGGCGCGACGGCGAAGGTGATCGTTGTCGCCGTGAAGCCTCAGATCATCGGCGACGTGCTGCCGACCCTCCGTCCGCTGGTCGGGCGCGACACCATCGTGCTGTCGATCGCTGCCGGCACGACGCTGAAGCAGCTTGCCGCCGGCATCGGCGACGTCGCCGTCGTCCGCTCGATCCCGAACACGCCGGCGCAGGTCGGCCGCGGCATCACGGTCGCGATCGCCAACGCGCGCACCGACAAGGCGGCGAAGGCGCTGGTGACGACGCTGCTCGAAGCCGTCGGCGATGTCATCTGGGTCGAGAAGGAAGGCATGATCGACTCGGCGACCGCGGTTTCCGGCTCGGGCCCGGCCTACGTTTTCCACATGGTCGAGGCGCTCGCCGCCGCGGCCGTCTCGGTCGGGTTCGACAAGGCGGCGGCCGAGAAGCTGGCGCGCGCCACGGTCGAGGGCGCTGGCGAACTGCTCTACCAGTCGGACCTCGGCGCCGACGTGCTGCGGCAGAACGTGACGTCGCCGAAGGGCACCACCGCGGCGGCGCTGAAGGTGCTGATGGGTCGCCCGGGGCTGACCGCGCTGATGAAGAAGGCAGTCGCCGCGGCGCGCAAGCGCTCGCGCGAGCTGGCGAAGTAG
- a CDS encoding YbjN domain-containing protein, giving the protein MSLIDFEQERQANPVDVIEQIAALNDWSFERAGDDEITVSVAGGWCDYHVSFSWLAEKEAVHLACAFDLKVPPARQMEVMRLLSGVNEQLWIGHFDLWTREGVVLYRQAMLLSGGAEPTSAQVEKLLVTAIEACERYFQAFQFVVWAGKTAPEALQTVLFETHGEA; this is encoded by the coding sequence ATGAGCCTTATTGACTTCGAGCAGGAGCGGCAGGCGAACCCTGTCGACGTGATCGAGCAAATCGCGGCGCTCAACGACTGGTCGTTCGAGCGGGCAGGGGACGATGAGATCACCGTCTCGGTCGCCGGCGGGTGGTGCGACTATCACGTCTCCTTCTCATGGCTCGCCGAGAAGGAAGCCGTCCATCTCGCCTGCGCCTTCGACCTCAAGGTGCCGCCGGCGCGGCAGATGGAGGTCATGCGTCTGCTCTCCGGCGTCAACGAGCAGCTCTGGATCGGCCACTTCGATCTGTGGACGCGCGAGGGCGTCGTGCTCTATCGCCAGGCGATGCTGCTCTCGGGCGGCGCCGAACCGACCAGCGCGCAGGTCGAGAAGCTGCTGGTCACCGCCATCGAAGCCTGCGAGCGATACTTCCAGGCGTTCCAGTTCGTGGTGTGGGCCGGCAAGACGGCGCCGGAGGCGCTGCAGACGGTGCTGTTCGAGACGCACGGCGAGGCGTAG
- a CDS encoding accessory factor UbiK family protein, with the protein MTQTQNRLFDEMARLVGDAASVAQGVKREAETVFRSQMERIVADLDLIKREEFDVVREMASQARAENETLKARIAELEAKLAAK; encoded by the coding sequence ATGACGCAGACCCAAAACCGCCTGTTCGACGAGATGGCGCGGCTGGTGGGCGATGCAGCGAGCGTCGCGCAGGGCGTCAAGCGCGAAGCCGAGACCGTGTTCCGGAGTCAGATGGAGCGCATCGTCGCCGATCTCGACCTCATCAAGCGCGAGGAATTCGACGTTGTGCGCGAGATGGCCTCGCAGGCGCGCGCCGAGAACGAGACGCTGAAGGCGCGCATCGCCGAGCTCGAGGCGAAGCTCGCCGCGAAGTAA
- the lgt gene encoding prolipoprotein diacylglyceryl transferase codes for MELLALPFPAIDPVLIQVGPLAIRWYALAYIAGIFLAWWYAKRLASDAKLWGPAGAPLKGSDLDDFVVWAALGVVVGGRLGYVLFYDLQHYLQEPGDILAVWHGGMSFHGGFLGMMLAMTLFARSRNIPAWSLIDVVATGVPFGLFFGRLANFINGELWGRVSDVPWAMVFPGAGDTPRHPSQLYEAGLEGIVLFVVLWIATHRYHKLATRGFVSGIFCTGYGIARTFVEAFREPDAQVGYLWGGLTEGMLLSIPMILFGVGLMIWANRREAAAA; via the coding sequence TTGGAACTGCTGGCGCTTCCCTTTCCGGCCATCGACCCGGTGCTCATCCAGGTCGGCCCGCTGGCGATCCGCTGGTATGCGCTGGCCTATATCGCCGGGATCTTCCTTGCCTGGTGGTACGCCAAACGGCTGGCAAGCGACGCTAAGCTCTGGGGACCGGCGGGCGCACCGCTGAAGGGATCCGACCTCGACGATTTCGTCGTCTGGGCGGCGCTGGGGGTCGTCGTCGGCGGCCGCCTCGGCTACGTCCTGTTCTACGACCTCCAGCATTACCTGCAGGAGCCCGGCGACATCCTCGCCGTCTGGCACGGCGGCATGTCGTTCCACGGCGGCTTCCTCGGCATGATGCTGGCGATGACGCTGTTCGCCCGCTCGCGCAACATCCCGGCATGGTCGCTGATCGACGTCGTCGCGACCGGAGTGCCCTTCGGGCTTTTCTTCGGCCGCCTCGCCAACTTCATCAACGGCGAACTGTGGGGGCGCGTCAGCGACGTGCCGTGGGCGATGGTGTTCCCGGGCGCCGGCGACACGCCGCGCCACCCGAGCCAGCTTTATGAGGCAGGACTGGAAGGTATCGTCCTGTTCGTCGTGCTCTGGATCGCGACCCACCGCTATCACAAGCTGGCGACCCGCGGCTTCGTCTCGGGCATCTTCTGCACCGGATACGGTATCGCCCGCACGTTCGTCGAAGCCTTCCGCGAGCCCGACGCGCAGGTCGGCTACCTCTGGGGCGGCCTCACCGAGGGGATGCTCCTGTCGATCCCGATGATCCTGTTCGGCGTCGGCCTGATGATCTGGGCCAACCGCCGAGAGGCGGCCGCCGCGTGA
- a CDS encoding class I SAM-dependent methyltransferase yields MTPLAEKMAALVRAAGPLTVADYMAMCLADPEYGYYMRREPFGRTGDFITAPEISQIFGELIGLWAIAVWEMMGEPRPFVLAELGPGRGTLMADMLRTAKIKPDFLRAADVHLVEMSPRLREIQKQTLSAAGLGVHWHGSVADLPPGPAIVVANEFFDALPIRQFQWIEKRWTERMVGLSDTGDLAFGLVPVEQRPAGVALPDGAIIEASPAGKAVMITLGERFKRHGGAALIIDYGAAAPGTGSTLQAVRAHKYDDPLAAPGEADVTAHVDFAALARAAVAAGAEARTLMGQGEFLIRLGLVDRANVLGRGKDKKTRDMIAAAIERLAAPKAMGTLFKVLAVSAPGLKLPLFDPIEIGATR; encoded by the coding sequence GTGACGCCGCTCGCCGAAAAGATGGCGGCGCTCGTCCGCGCCGCGGGGCCGCTGACCGTCGCCGACTACATGGCGATGTGCCTCGCCGATCCCGAGTACGGCTACTACATGCGGCGCGAGCCGTTCGGCCGCACCGGCGACTTCATCACCGCGCCCGAGATCAGCCAGATTTTCGGCGAGCTGATCGGGCTGTGGGCGATCGCCGTCTGGGAGATGATGGGCGAGCCGCGGCCGTTCGTCCTCGCCGAGCTGGGCCCCGGCCGCGGCACGCTGATGGCCGATATGCTGCGCACGGCCAAGATCAAGCCGGATTTCCTGCGCGCCGCCGACGTCCATCTGGTCGAGATGAGCCCGCGACTCCGCGAAATCCAGAAACAGACGCTGTCGGCGGCGGGCCTTGGCGTTCACTGGCACGGCTCGGTCGCCGACCTGCCGCCCGGCCCGGCGATCGTCGTCGCCAACGAATTTTTCGACGCGCTCCCCATCCGCCAGTTCCAGTGGATAGAGAAGCGGTGGACCGAGCGCATGGTCGGCCTGTCGGACACCGGCGATCTCGCCTTCGGCCTGGTGCCGGTCGAGCAGCGCCCGGCCGGCGTGGCGTTGCCCGATGGCGCCATCATCGAGGCATCGCCAGCCGGCAAGGCCGTGATGATAACGCTCGGCGAACGCTTCAAGCGCCACGGCGGCGCGGCGCTGATCATCGACTACGGCGCCGCGGCGCCGGGCACCGGCAGCACGCTGCAGGCAGTCCGCGCCCACAAATACGACGATCCCCTCGCCGCGCCCGGCGAGGCCGACGTCACCGCCCACGTCGATTTCGCGGCGCTCGCCCGCGCCGCGGTTGCGGCCGGCGCGGAGGCGCGCACGCTGATGGGCCAGGGCGAATTTCTCATCCGCCTCGGCCTCGTCGACCGCGCCAACGTGCTCGGCCGCGGCAAGGACAAGAAGACGCGCGATATGATCGCCGCCGCGATCGAGCGGCTGGCGGCGCCGAAGGCGATGGGCACGCTGTTCAAGGTGCTCGCCGTCTCTGCCCCCGGCCTCAAGCTGCCGCTGTTCGACCCGATCGAGATCGGAGCCACGCGATGA
- the pgeF gene encoding peptidoglycan editing factor PgeF: MTAPHITAPSLVMPGVRHGFFTRAGGVSSGIYASLNCGVGSSDDRALVLENRARVTAAIGAPAEKLATPYQVHGTIAVTVTEVWAPGEGPRADAVVTNVPGIVLGVGSADCGPILLADGEAGVIGAAHSGWRGALAGVAESVVAAMERLGADRKRIAAVLGPTISQPNYEVGAEVRDQFVSVDADYARFFAPSAREAHFQFDLPGVIVARLSAAGVKASSVGLCTYADETRFFSFRRTTHRGEADYGRQLSVVMLAA; encoded by the coding sequence ATGACCGCGCCCCATATCACCGCACCGTCGCTGGTCATGCCCGGCGTCCGCCACGGCTTCTTCACCCGCGCCGGCGGCGTCTCGTCCGGCATCTACGCCAGCCTCAACTGCGGCGTCGGCTCGAGCGACGATCGCGCCCTGGTGCTGGAAAATCGCGCCCGCGTCACCGCCGCCATCGGCGCGCCGGCGGAGAAACTCGCGACGCCCTATCAGGTGCACGGCACCATCGCCGTCACCGTGACCGAAGTCTGGGCGCCCGGCGAAGGCCCGCGCGCCGACGCCGTCGTCACCAACGTGCCGGGCATCGTGCTGGGCGTTGGCAGTGCCGACTGCGGCCCGATCCTGCTCGCCGACGGCGAGGCGGGCGTCATCGGCGCCGCGCACTCCGGCTGGCGCGGCGCGCTCGCCGGCGTCGCCGAGTCCGTGGTTGCCGCGATGGAGAGACTGGGCGCCGACCGCAAGCGCATCGCCGCGGTGCTGGGGCCGACGATCAGCCAGCCCAACTACGAAGTCGGCGCCGAGGTGCGCGATCAGTTCGTCTCCGTCGATGCCGACTATGCGCGCTTCTTCGCACCCTCGGCGCGTGAGGCGCATTTCCAGTTCGACCTGCCCGGCGTGATCGTGGCGCGGCTCTCGGCCGCCGGCGTCAAGGCATCGTCGGTCGGCCTGTGCACCTATGCCGACGAGACGCGGTTCTTCTCCTTCCGCCGCACCACGCATCGCGGCGAGGCGGATTATGGGCGGCAGTTGTCGGTGGTGATGCTGGCGGCGTAG
- a CDS encoding alpha/beta hydrolase — translation MGKPVVFIHGAWLTPASWDKFQVRFAAHGYDAEAPAWPFEDIPLAELRRNPPPALANVGINEIAAHYEKIIRAKAEPPIIVGHSFGGLFTQIMLDRGLGAAGVALDPAPFKGVMPGIGPVLSALPVFLKWNAWKRVHTMSFASFLSSFANGMPEADARAAYERYVAPTPGKLYFDEVLNIGNAIDPANRKVPLLMTAGGRDRTASPGSVRACYARQKTSPAITALKYYPDRSHFLASMAGWEEVADFVLDWLEAPRAGEL, via the coding sequence ATGGGCAAACCGGTCGTATTCATTCACGGCGCCTGGCTGACGCCGGCCTCGTGGGACAAGTTCCAGGTGCGTTTTGCGGCGCACGGCTACGATGCCGAGGCGCCGGCGTGGCCGTTCGAAGACATTCCGCTGGCCGAGCTTCGCCGCAACCCGCCACCGGCGCTCGCCAACGTCGGCATCAACGAGATCGCCGCGCACTACGAGAAGATCATCCGCGCCAAGGCCGAGCCGCCGATCATCGTCGGCCATTCCTTCGGCGGCCTGTTCACGCAGATCATGCTCGACCGCGGCCTCGGCGCCGCCGGGGTGGCGCTCGACCCGGCGCCGTTCAAGGGCGTCATGCCGGGCATCGGCCCGGTGCTCAGCGCGCTGCCCGTGTTCCTCAAGTGGAACGCGTGGAAGCGCGTGCACACGATGTCGTTCGCGTCGTTCCTGTCGAGCTTCGCCAACGGCATGCCCGAGGCGGACGCGCGCGCCGCCTACGAGCGCTACGTCGCGCCGACGCCGGGCAAGCTCTATTTCGACGAGGTGCTGAACATCGGCAACGCGATCGACCCGGCCAACCGCAAGGTGCCGCTGCTGATGACAGCCGGGGGCAGGGACCGCACGGCGAGCCCGGGCTCGGTGCGCGCCTGCTACGCCAGGCAGAAGACGTCGCCGGCGATCACGGCGCTGAAATATTACCCGGACCGCTCGCACTTCCTGGCGTCGATGGCGGGCTGGGAGGAGGTCGCGGATTTCGTGCTGGATTGGCTGGAAGCGCCGCGGGCCGGCGAACTCTGA